The genome window AAAGACGTGCCGTTGCTTGCGAACATCGGAGCGGTGCAGTTGAATCGCGGCTACGGTGTCGAGGACTGCAGGCGTCTCACCGAGATGCTGCGCGCAGATGCCCTCGTGCTCCACCTCAATGCGGTCCAGGAGGCGGTGCAACTCGAAGGAGACACGTGCTTCTCCGGCTTGCTCGAAAAGATCGCGCGACTCTGCGAGGCGCTCGAAACGCCCGTCGTGGTGAAAGAGGTAGGGTGGGGCATTGCGCCCGACGAGGTGGTGCGGCTCCTGGATGCCGGCGTACGCGGGGTCGATCTCGCCGGCGCCGGCGGAACCTCGTGGAGTGAGGTCGAGCGCAAGCGGCTGGACGAGCCCCGCCGCAGAAACGTAGCAGCCGCGTTTGCCGGCTGGGGCATCCCCACGGCAGAGGCGTTGGCACGCGCGCGGAAGGCGGCTCCCGGCGCATTGCTCGTTGCGAGCGGCGGGATCGTCGATGGCATCGACGTCGCAAAGGCAATCGCGCTCGGCGCTGACGCGGTCGGAATCGCCGGCGCCTTCTTACGTACGGCCGCACGCGGCGAAGAAGAGGCGGAGAGCTTCGCATGGGAGCTCACGTCGACGCTGCGCATCGCAATGTTCGCAACCGGATCCGCGACGCTGCGGGCGCTGCGCACGACGTCGCGGTTGCGTCGGGCGGAGCCGTCCACGTGAGCGAATACGCCGAGCTGCAGGCCGCCGATGCGTATTGCCGGCTGCTCACGCGAAAGCACTACGAGAACTTTCTCATCGTCTCGGGGCTGCCGAAGGGCCGGCTCCGCATCGACCTCATGCGAATCTACGCGTACTGCCGCACGACCGACGACTACGGCGACGAAAGC of Candidatus Dormiibacterota bacterium contains these proteins:
- the fni gene encoding type 2 isopentenyl-diphosphate Delta-isomerase: MLQTDLANATAARKADHLRINVEEDVAAKGVTSGFERWRFDHCALPEIDLEDVDCSTSLFGRAMRAPLLISCMTGGTGEAREINRRLARVAQRCGLGMGVGSGRVLLEHPELLDTFDVRDEAKDVPLLANIGAVQLNRGYGVEDCRRLTEMLRADALVLHLNAVQEAVQLEGDTCFSGLLEKIARLCEALETPVVVKEVGWGIAPDEVVRLLDAGVRGVDLAGAGGTSWSEVERKRLDEPRRRNVAAAFAGWGIPTAEALARARKAAPGALLVASGGIVDGIDVAKAIALGADAVGIAGAFLRTAARGEEEAESFAWELTSTLRIAMFATGSATLRALRTTSRLRRAEPST